Proteins co-encoded in one Papaver somniferum cultivar HN1 chromosome 5, ASM357369v1, whole genome shotgun sequence genomic window:
- the LOC113282823 gene encoding CBL-interacting serine/threonine-protein kinase 24-like isoform X2: protein MVTRKLGKYELGRTIGEGTFAKVKFAKNTETGENVAIKVMSKATILRHKMVDQIKREISIMKIVRHPNIVRLHEVLSSRTKIYIVLEFVTGGELFDKIVHQGKIKENESRRYFQQLIDAVDYCHRKGVYHRDLKPENLLLDCHGKLKVSDFGLSALPERGILLHTTCGTPNYVAPEVLSHQGYDGSSADVWSCGVILYVIMAGYLPFDETDLPALYKKINVAEFSCPIWFSPGAKALILKILNPNPKTRISIEGIKRDPWFRQSYVPVRYGNEEKVSLDDVCAVFNDIEDQYVSERTGNDQGPLIMNAFEMITLSQGLNLSALFDRRQDYVKRQTRFVSRKPANDIILAIEAVAASLHLSVHSRNYKMRLEGLSANKIGRFAVALEMFEKPPEILLNITSSTRICARNLSI from the exons atggtgacAAGGAAGCTTGGTAAATATGAGCTAGGAAGAACAATTGGGGAAGGAACTTTTGCCAAGGTTAAGTTTGCTAAGAATACAGAAACTGGAGAAAATGTTGCTATTAAAGTTATGTCTAAAGCTACTATTCTCAGACATAAGATGGTGGATCag ATCAAGAGAGaaatttccataatgaagatTGTGAGGCACCCGAATATAGTTAGATTGCATGAG GTGTTGTCTAGCCGGACAAAGATATATATCGTTTTGGAGTTTGTCACCGGAGGAGAACTATTTGATAAAATT GTTCACCAAGGAAAAATCAAGGAAAATGAGTCCCGGCGATATTTTCAGCAACTTATAGATGCAGTAGATTATTGTCACAGGAAGGGAGTCTATCACAGGGATTTGAAG CCTGAGAATCTTCTTCTTGATTGTCATGGTAAATTGAAAGTTTCTGACTTTGGGCTAAGTGCACTACCCGAACGA GGAATTCTTCTTCATACAACATGTGGTACCCCTAATTATGTTGCACCTGAG GTTCTTAGTCACCAAGGTTATGATGGTTCCAGTGCTGATGTGTGGTCGTGTGGTGTTATCCTTTATGTCATAATGGCAGGATACCTTCCGTTTGATGAGACAGACCTTCCTGCACTATACAAAAAA ATTAATGTAGCAGAGTTCTCGTGTCCAATTTGGTTCTCTCCTGGGGCGAAGGCATTGATACTAAAGATACTTAACCCCAACCCCAAAACA CGAATATCCATCGAGGGGATAAAACGTGATCCATGGTTCAGGCAAAGTTATGTGCCTGTTAGATATGGCAACGAGGAGAAAGTCAGTCTGGATGATGTTTGTGCTGTCTTCAATGACATTGAG GACCAATATGTATCTGAGAGGACGGGTAATGATCAAGGCCCTTTGATTATGAATGCGTTTGAGATGATCACGCTTTCTCAAGGACTGAACCTATCAGCTCTCTTTGACCGGAGACAG GACTATGTAAAAAGACAGACCCGCTTTGTCTCTCGCAAACCAGCGAATGACATCATTTTAGCTATTGAAGCTGTTGCTGCGTCCTTGCACCTCAGTGTCCATTCTCGTAACTATAAG ATGAGACTGGAAGGTTTATCTGCTAATAAGATCGGGCGGTTTGCTGTTGCCTTGGAG ATGTTCGAAAAGCCTCCGGAGATACTCTTGAATATCACAAG TTCTACAAGAATTTGTGCTCGAAACTTGAGCATATAA
- the LOC113282823 gene encoding CBL-interacting serine/threonine-protein kinase 24-like isoform X3: MVTRKLGKYELGRTIGEGTFAKVKFAKNTETGENVAIKVMSKATILRHKMVDQIKREISIMKIVRHPNIVRLHEVLSSRTKIYIVLEFVTGGELFDKIVHQGKIKENESRRYFQQLIDAVDYCHRKGVYHRDLKPENLLLDCHGKLKVSDFGLSALPERGILLHTTCGTPNYVAPEINVAEFSCPIWFSPGAKALILKILNPNPKTRISIEGIKRDPWFRQSYVPVRYGNEEKVSLDDVCAVFNDIEDQYVSERTGNDQGPLIMNAFEMITLSQGLNLSALFDRRQDYVKRQTRFVSRKPANDIILAIEAVAASLHLSVHSRNYKMRLEGLSANKIGRFAVALEIYEVAPSLFMVDVRKASGDTLEYHKFYKNLCSKLEHIIWKPTEDSAPSGLLKSMTC; this comes from the exons atggtgacAAGGAAGCTTGGTAAATATGAGCTAGGAAGAACAATTGGGGAAGGAACTTTTGCCAAGGTTAAGTTTGCTAAGAATACAGAAACTGGAGAAAATGTTGCTATTAAAGTTATGTCTAAAGCTACTATTCTCAGACATAAGATGGTGGATCag ATCAAGAGAGaaatttccataatgaagatTGTGAGGCACCCGAATATAGTTAGATTGCATGAG GTGTTGTCTAGCCGGACAAAGATATATATCGTTTTGGAGTTTGTCACCGGAGGAGAACTATTTGATAAAATT GTTCACCAAGGAAAAATCAAGGAAAATGAGTCCCGGCGATATTTTCAGCAACTTATAGATGCAGTAGATTATTGTCACAGGAAGGGAGTCTATCACAGGGATTTGAAG CCTGAGAATCTTCTTCTTGATTGTCATGGTAAATTGAAAGTTTCTGACTTTGGGCTAAGTGCACTACCCGAACGA GGAATTCTTCTTCATACAACATGTGGTACCCCTAATTATGTTGCACCTGAG ATTAATGTAGCAGAGTTCTCGTGTCCAATTTGGTTCTCTCCTGGGGCGAAGGCATTGATACTAAAGATACTTAACCCCAACCCCAAAACA CGAATATCCATCGAGGGGATAAAACGTGATCCATGGTTCAGGCAAAGTTATGTGCCTGTTAGATATGGCAACGAGGAGAAAGTCAGTCTGGATGATGTTTGTGCTGTCTTCAATGACATTGAG GACCAATATGTATCTGAGAGGACGGGTAATGATCAAGGCCCTTTGATTATGAATGCGTTTGAGATGATCACGCTTTCTCAAGGACTGAACCTATCAGCTCTCTTTGACCGGAGACAG GACTATGTAAAAAGACAGACCCGCTTTGTCTCTCGCAAACCAGCGAATGACATCATTTTAGCTATTGAAGCTGTTGCTGCGTCCTTGCACCTCAGTGTCCATTCTCGTAACTATAAG ATGAGACTGGAAGGTTTATCTGCTAATAAGATCGGGCGGTTTGCTGTTGCCTTGGAG ATTTACGAAGTTGCGCCTTCTCTTTTCATGGTAGATGTTCGAAAAGCCTCCGGAGATACTCTTGAATATCACAAG TTCTACAAGAATTTGTGCTCGAAACTTGAGCATATAATTTGGAAACCAACAGAAGATAGTGCACCATCTGGATTGCTGAAATCAATGACTTGCTGA
- the LOC113282823 gene encoding CBL-interacting serine/threonine-protein kinase 24-like isoform X1: MVTRKLGKYELGRTIGEGTFAKVKFAKNTETGENVAIKVMSKATILRHKMVDQIKREISIMKIVRHPNIVRLHEVLSSRTKIYIVLEFVTGGELFDKIVHQGKIKENESRRYFQQLIDAVDYCHRKGVYHRDLKPENLLLDCHGKLKVSDFGLSALPERGILLHTTCGTPNYVAPEVLSHQGYDGSSADVWSCGVILYVIMAGYLPFDETDLPALYKKINVAEFSCPIWFSPGAKALILKILNPNPKTRISIEGIKRDPWFRQSYVPVRYGNEEKVSLDDVCAVFNDIEDQYVSERTGNDQGPLIMNAFEMITLSQGLNLSALFDRRQDYVKRQTRFVSRKPANDIILAIEAVAASLHLSVHSRNYKMRLEGLSANKIGRFAVALEIYEVAPSLFMVDVRKASGDTLEYHKFYKNLCSKLEHIIWKPTEDSAPSGLLKSMTC, from the exons atggtgacAAGGAAGCTTGGTAAATATGAGCTAGGAAGAACAATTGGGGAAGGAACTTTTGCCAAGGTTAAGTTTGCTAAGAATACAGAAACTGGAGAAAATGTTGCTATTAAAGTTATGTCTAAAGCTACTATTCTCAGACATAAGATGGTGGATCag ATCAAGAGAGaaatttccataatgaagatTGTGAGGCACCCGAATATAGTTAGATTGCATGAG GTGTTGTCTAGCCGGACAAAGATATATATCGTTTTGGAGTTTGTCACCGGAGGAGAACTATTTGATAAAATT GTTCACCAAGGAAAAATCAAGGAAAATGAGTCCCGGCGATATTTTCAGCAACTTATAGATGCAGTAGATTATTGTCACAGGAAGGGAGTCTATCACAGGGATTTGAAG CCTGAGAATCTTCTTCTTGATTGTCATGGTAAATTGAAAGTTTCTGACTTTGGGCTAAGTGCACTACCCGAACGA GGAATTCTTCTTCATACAACATGTGGTACCCCTAATTATGTTGCACCTGAG GTTCTTAGTCACCAAGGTTATGATGGTTCCAGTGCTGATGTGTGGTCGTGTGGTGTTATCCTTTATGTCATAATGGCAGGATACCTTCCGTTTGATGAGACAGACCTTCCTGCACTATACAAAAAA ATTAATGTAGCAGAGTTCTCGTGTCCAATTTGGTTCTCTCCTGGGGCGAAGGCATTGATACTAAAGATACTTAACCCCAACCCCAAAACA CGAATATCCATCGAGGGGATAAAACGTGATCCATGGTTCAGGCAAAGTTATGTGCCTGTTAGATATGGCAACGAGGAGAAAGTCAGTCTGGATGATGTTTGTGCTGTCTTCAATGACATTGAG GACCAATATGTATCTGAGAGGACGGGTAATGATCAAGGCCCTTTGATTATGAATGCGTTTGAGATGATCACGCTTTCTCAAGGACTGAACCTATCAGCTCTCTTTGACCGGAGACAG GACTATGTAAAAAGACAGACCCGCTTTGTCTCTCGCAAACCAGCGAATGACATCATTTTAGCTATTGAAGCTGTTGCTGCGTCCTTGCACCTCAGTGTCCATTCTCGTAACTATAAG ATGAGACTGGAAGGTTTATCTGCTAATAAGATCGGGCGGTTTGCTGTTGCCTTGGAG ATTTACGAAGTTGCGCCTTCTCTTTTCATGGTAGATGTTCGAAAAGCCTCCGGAGATACTCTTGAATATCACAAG TTCTACAAGAATTTGTGCTCGAAACTTGAGCATATAATTTGGAAACCAACAGAAGATAGTGCACCATCTGGATTGCTGAAATCAATGACTTGCTGA
- the LOC113282822 gene encoding pentatricopeptide repeat-containing protein At1g52640, mitochondrial-like translates to MAVKMLLSKTRTCLSLFLCQHSSSRTCHLQPARVLSISSSLSANGFRTNNSLQFLRYFSQSNLQNNPTNDVNEISRVLSDYRSPHHDIESALNPFSTKISTDLVEQVLKRCKNLGVSAYRFFLWAENLQNFSHSKDSYDILIDILGGNKQFPLLWDFLTEIKEDGIHQLRHENFWNIFRAYARANLPGDAIRAFKRMKEFDLKPGITDLDNLLFALCKRKLVKPAQEFFDKVKLEFDPSPKTYTILMMGWGDLGDSDETRKLFDEMLERGCKMDLVAFNTLLESICRGGKPAEAYKLFREMGSCNLKPDAFTYSIFIHAACEADDIHSAIRVLDRMKRYNLVPKVFTFNTIIKLYVKNEQLDEAYLLLDEMIEGGVNQDVWSYNAILAFHCNRTEVNQALKLISKMEKDSCLPDRHTYNMLLKMLIRVGRFDRAMGVWGSMGEKGFFPSASTYAVMIHGFCKKKGRTDDACKFFEMMVDEGIPPYRSTCKLLRDRLLSLGLEEKTRILADKMQRSTSCTIQELSSTMRGEEDIDGVSRKEDEEVQKRMWYEHCESESSDG, encoded by the coding sequence ATGGCAGTCAAAATGCTCCTTTCTAAAACTAGAACATGTCTCTCACTCTTCCTTTGCCAACATTCTTCTTCTCGAACTTGCCATCTTCAACCAGCTAGAGTTCTATCAATCTCATCTTCACTTTCTGCAAATGGGTTTCGTACAAACAATTCTCTTCAGTTTCTCAGATACTTCTCACAATCAAATCTTCAAAACAATCCCACCAACGATGTGAATGAGATATCTCGTGTACTTAGTGATTACCGTAGTCCTCATCACGATATCGAATCAGCTCTGAATCCATTCTCAACTAAGATATCAACAGATTTAGTTGAACAAGTTCTAAAAAGATGCAAGAATCTGGGTGTTTCAGCATACAGATTTTTCCTCTGGGCTGAAAATTTACAAAATTTCAGTCACAGTAAAGATAGTTATGACATTCTTATCGACATCCTTGGTGGTAATAAACAGTTTCCATTGCTCTGGGATTTTCTTACAGAGATTAAAGAAGATGGTATTCATCAACTTCGCCATGAGAATTTCTGGAATATTTTTCGTGCTTATGCTAGAGCTAATCTGCCTGGTGATGCTATTAGAGCTTTTAAAAGAATGAAAGAATTCGATCTCAAACCTGGTATTACTGATCTTGATAATCTTCTGTTTGCATTATGCAAACGAAAGCTTGTTAAACCGGCACAAGAGTTTTTTGATAAAGTTAAGTTGGAATTTGATCCAAGTCCTAAAACTTATACCATTTTGATGATGGGTTGGGGTGATTTGGGAGATTCAGATGAGACACGAAAACTGTTCGATGAAATGCTTGAAAGAGGATGTAAAATGGATTTGGTTGCGTTTAATACTTTGTTGGAATCTATATGCCGTGGGGGTAAACCAGCTGAAGCTTATAAGCTTTTTCGCGAAATGGGTTCGTGCAATTTGAAGCCTGATGCATTTACTTATTCGATATTTATTCATGCCGCCTGCGAAGCAGATGATATACATTCCGCTATTAGAGTTCTTGATAGAATGAAGAGGTACAATTTAGTTCCAAAAGTTTTCACTTTTAACACCATTATCAAGCTCTATGTCAAGAACGAACAACTGGATGAGGCTTATTTACTATTAGATGAAATGATTGAAGGTGGCGTTAACCAGGACGTGTGGAGTTATAACGCGATTTTGGCGTTCCATTGCAATCGCACTGAAGTTAATCAAGCATTGAAGTTGATTTCTAAGATGGAGAAAGATTCTTGTTTGCCTGATCGACATACTTATAACATGCTGCTAAAAATGCTCATCAGAGTGGGAAGATTCGATCGTGCTATGGGTGTTTGGGGAAGTATGGGAGAAAAGGGATTCTTTCCTTCTGCATCAACTTATGCTGTAATGATCCATGGGTTTTGTAAAAAGAAAGGAAGAACTGATGATGCGTGTAAATTCTTTGAAATGATGGTCGATGAAGGCATACCACCATATCGTAGTACTTGCAAGTTGCTGAGAGACCGTCTTTTGAGCTTAGGACTTGAGGAGAAAACTCGGATACTTGCGGATAAAATGCAACGCAGTACGTCTTGCACTATCCAGGAGCTGTCCAGCACAATGAGGGGTGAAGAAGATATTGATGGGGTATCGAGAAAGGAAGACGAAGAAGTGCAGAAACGAATGTGGTATGAACATTGtgaatcagaatcatcagatgGATGA